The stretch of DNA GGGGTTGTGGATTCTATGGCGTTTTCCCCAGGGTAGCTCGTTCCTCCCAACCCTGGGCTTTGAGGCGCAATCCCGTTGGGATAGGGAGGAAGCCCTCCGAACTTGTGGGTAATGCTCAGGGCACGACACCGCTGTTCCTTCACGCTGGCCCATACCCTCCAAAGCACCCATCCACCACGAACACCCTCCAGCCACTCCGGCGCACGCAGGAAAAGCGGAGACGTGTCTCCGCAGTCCATAGCCCTCCCTCGGTTCGTAATCGTAATCGCAATCGATTCCCCCCACGCCTCCGATGGGCCGAGACGGCCCACGCTACATTGTAGCGTCGTCCATCCTAGACGATTCCCCCTCACACAAGCCCAGCGGGCTCGCACCTTTCCCCTTTTCACCGGAACCCTCGACCGTCATGGTTTTCGGGTGAAACGAGCCCCACGCTCAACGCCTTCCGCAGGCAATGGATCCGAACTTCTCCGGCTGACGCCTTCGGCAGCGAGAACGGCGGTGGATTCGCTGCTCCGCTGGTTTCGAGATCAGGGGCGTGATTTACCCTGGCGGCGAACGCTTGATCCTTATGCCATTTGGATCTCGGAGATCATGCTGCAGCAGACCCAGGTCAAAACAGTCATCCCCTACTGGGAGCGCTGGATGCAACGATTTCCCGGCATCGCCGCCCTCGCACGCGCCGAGACCGATGCCGTGCTCAAAGCCTGGGAGGGACTGGGCTATTACTCGCGCGCCCGGAATCTCCAGGCAGCGGCTCAGATTCTCACGCGCGATTTCGCAGCCCAATTCCCCACGCAGCACGAACAAGTGATCAGCTTGCCAGGCATCGGACCGTATACTGCTGGCGCCATCTGCAGCTTCGCCTTCAACCAGCCCACCCCGATTCTGGATGGCAACATCGAGCGGGTCCTGACTCGGATAGGCGCTGTGTCGGGCAATCCGCGAGAAACGGGTCTGAAGCGACAGCTCTGGCTCTCGGCGGCGCGTTGGGTGGAGCTGGCGGCAGGCCGTCCGCCAATGTTTCGACCCGGCCTAGCGGGCAATTGCTCCGCGATCAACCAATCGCTGATGGAATTGGGGGCGACCCTGTGCACACCCAAGACACCCCGCTGCCCGGAATGTCCGGTCGCCCGGCATTGCCTCGCCCTCCGCGAGGGAACCCCGGAACGATATCCGGAATTGCCTAAGCGGGTTGTGGCAACCCCACGACGCTTCCATGCCTTTGTCTGGCAAAACCAGGGAGCCGTTTGGGTGGTCCAACGCCCCAAAGGAGTCGTCAACGGCGGCCTGTGGGAGTTTCCTAACGTCGAAGTAACGGGTGAGCTAGCGGGATTGCCGGCCGAGTATGCGCGAGGATTGTGGGCGATCGCCGGCCAGGAGCCGGTGTTGCTGAAAGTGATCCGCCACTCGATCACCCGCTATCGCATCGAGCTGCACGCGCATCACGCAACCATTGATCTCGCCACACGACAGCGAATCAGTGAGTGGACGGACTCCACTGCGGTGCCGACAACGAGGCGGCACCACCCAACCATGCTCCCCACTCCCTGGACGAAGGCAGAATGGGTCAAACCCGAGCAAGCCTCGGCCAAGGCGTATACGGCGGCACACCGCAGAATCCTAGAGGCCTGGCTGGAGAAGTGTGGCCAGGGACGGTGAATCCGGGGGCGGCTCGCTCACATCATCTTGAGCTTAGGCAGATCCTGGGAATCGACCAAACCTACCGGCCGTTGCTGGGCATCAACGACGATCAAATCGTCGATGTTCCGCTCATTAAAGATACGAAGCGCTTCCATCGCGAGCGCCTCAGCTGAGATATGGATTGGCCGACGGGTCATGACCTCCTTCAGGGGACGTTTCATCACGCCCTCGTCGCTGGCGATGTGACGTCGGAAGTCACCGTCCGTGAACACGCCGATCAGACGTCCGGAAGCGTTCACCACGCTCACGCAACCCGCTTTGGATCGGGTCATGATCAGAAGTGCCTCTTTCACCGTTTGAGTCGGGGTCGCCACCGGGTTGCGGGATTCACCGCGCATGATGTCCTTCACCCGCAGGAGAAGCGCCCGCCCAATGGCGCCGGACGGATGATGCCGGGCGAAGTCCTGGGGTTTAAAGCCGCGCATCTCCAACACCGTCATGGCCAGCGCGTCACCCATCACCAGCATGGCGGTGGTGCTGGTGGTTGGGGCCAGGTTAAAGGGGCAGGCTTCCCGGGGAACACGCACGTTCAGAACCAGATCGCTATGAAGGGCCAGGAGCGAGCGGGGTGAGCCCGTCATTGTCAAGATTTTGACCGGGAACCTCTTAATGGCCGGCAGCAGGTCGACCAGCTCCTGGGTGGTGCCGGAATAGCTCAAGAGCAGGATCAGGTCGCCATCGCTAATGATCCCGAGGTCGCCGTGCAAGGCATCCACTGGATCCAAAAGCACGCTGGTCGTGCCCGTGCTGGTCAGGGTGGCGGCGATCTTCCGGCCAATGTTGCCAGACTTGCCGACGCCCACAACCACCAGTTTGCGGCTCTGGGCCAAGGTCTGCACAATGAGTTCGGCAGCCTGGCCGAACGAGCTGTCCAGCCGGCGGCGAACAGCTTTGAGTCCAGAGATTTCCAGATCGAAGATCTCTCGTGCTCGAGATAGCGGATTCATCTGGGCGAGACGCTACTCAGAAATCACGAAGCT from Verrucomicrobiales bacterium encodes:
- the mutY gene encoding A/G-specific adenine glycosylase, whose product is MKRAPRSTPSAGNGSELLRLTPSAARTAVDSLLRWFRDQGRDLPWRRTLDPYAIWISEIMLQQTQVKTVIPYWERWMQRFPGIAALARAETDAVLKAWEGLGYYSRARNLQAAAQILTRDFAAQFPTQHEQVISLPGIGPYTAGAICSFAFNQPTPILDGNIERVLTRIGAVSGNPRETGLKRQLWLSAARWVELAAGRPPMFRPGLAGNCSAINQSLMELGATLCTPKTPRCPECPVARHCLALREGTPERYPELPKRVVATPRRFHAFVWQNQGAVWVVQRPKGVVNGGLWEFPNVEVTGELAGLPAEYARGLWAIAGQEPVLLKVIRHSITRYRIELHAHHATIDLATRQRISEWTDSTAVPTTRRHHPTMLPTPWTKAEWVKPEQASAKAYTAAHRRILEAWLEKCGQGR
- a CDS encoding KpsF/GutQ family sugar-phosphate isomerase, with translation MNPLSRAREIFDLEISGLKAVRRRLDSSFGQAAELIVQTLAQSRKLVVVGVGKSGNIGRKIAATLTSTGTTSVLLDPVDALHGDLGIISDGDLILLLSYSGTTQELVDLLPAIKRFPVKILTMTGSPRSLLALHSDLVLNVRVPREACPFNLAPTTSTTAMLVMGDALAMTVLEMRGFKPQDFARHHPSGAIGRALLLRVKDIMRGESRNPVATPTQTVKEALLIMTRSKAGCVSVVNASGRLIGVFTDGDFRRHIASDEGVMKRPLKEVMTRRPIHISAEALAMEALRIFNERNIDDLIVVDAQQRPVGLVDSQDLPKLKMM